From a region of the Halanaerobium hydrogeniformans genome:
- a CDS encoding ABC transporter permease, whose protein sequence is MADKKAFKERLKYFKPMLLNLFEPFKIIFKDPLGRIGAVILSIIILTAIFAPLLATHDPNQMNERIEGSLIPFDEDGEWKDYQVVGEYPFNEVAIGEDYEIAAADGGYIYLKEIGESWQEFKMELDIDFLAAAVYQEMKFVAGEDGIILREVDGSWQRMPTDTDQDINDLVIIGSDQAYAVGDNGLFLRWDGVEWSQIDSGTTRNLREISFSAPEDAIIVGDRGSIIHYRDGELSEPSYRGFMDSTFRNLLAVSYFSPNQAIAVGERATVMIYDGENWYADDSGASRSLNGVIHISESEAYAIGLRGTILKYDGETWETLDRITRRDYRGISYGSEKGYIYGVEPYVNELATPSRDHFFGTTHLGRDIWSQVMYGTRTALMVGIIAALVVNFIGATVGLIAGYYRGGVDNFLMRIVDIMYGLPLEPFAIILVLIFEPSLWIIIMAIGLLTWRTNARIIRSQVLSLVERPFIKAARVAGASDARIMLIHITPNILPLAFLQLAVAMGYAITAEATLSFLGLGPPQIYSWGTILHSARLSGAWRTAWWWVIPPGLFICVTVVSVFLISRSLEVLTNPRLRGGRDNAPEPEESEDILPNGQ, encoded by the coding sequence ATGGCTGATAAAAAAGCTTTTAAAGAACGGCTGAAATATTTCAAGCCGATGCTGCTTAATCTTTTTGAACCATTTAAAATAATATTTAAAGATCCTCTGGGTAGAATTGGAGCGGTAATTTTATCGATAATAATTTTAACCGCAATTTTTGCACCTTTACTTGCAACCCATGATCCCAATCAGATGAATGAAAGAATTGAGGGAAGCTTAATACCCTTTGATGAAGATGGTGAGTGGAAAGATTATCAGGTTGTTGGAGAATATCCCTTTAATGAAGTTGCAATCGGTGAGGATTATGAAATAGCAGCTGCAGATGGTGGATATATATATTTGAAAGAGATTGGTGAAAGCTGGCAGGAATTTAAAATGGAATTAGATATTGATTTTCTGGCTGCCGCTGTTTATCAAGAAATGAAATTTGTGGCAGGAGAAGATGGTATAATTTTAAGGGAAGTAGATGGCAGCTGGCAGAGGATGCCTACAGATACAGATCAAGATATTAATGATTTAGTTATAATCGGTTCTGATCAGGCTTATGCTGTAGGTGATAATGGTCTCTTTTTGCGCTGGGATGGTGTAGAATGGAGTCAAATCGATAGTGGTACGACCAGGAATTTGAGGGAAATATCATTCAGTGCTCCTGAAGATGCTATAATAGTTGGTGATAGAGGTAGTATAATTCATTACAGGGATGGTGAATTATCTGAACCTTCTTATCGTGGATTTATGGATTCAACTTTTAGAAACTTGCTGGCTGTTTCCTATTTCAGTCCCAATCAGGCTATAGCTGTTGGAGAAAGAGCAACAGTTATGATCTATGATGGTGAAAATTGGTATGCAGATGATAGTGGAGCTTCCCGCTCTCTTAATGGTGTTATCCATATTTCTGAATCGGAAGCATATGCTATTGGTCTTAGAGGTACTATTTTAAAATATGATGGCGAAACATGGGAAACCCTTGATCGGATTACAAGAAGAGATTATCGTGGAATCAGTTATGGCTCAGAAAAGGGCTATATTTATGGAGTAGAACCATATGTTAATGAATTGGCCACTCCTTCTCGTGATCACTTTTTTGGGACAACCCACCTGGGGCGTGATATTTGGAGTCAGGTTATGTATGGAACAAGGACAGCTCTGATGGTTGGTATTATAGCAGCCCTGGTGGTTAATTTTATTGGTGCAACAGTAGGTTTGATTGCAGGATATTACAGGGGTGGTGTAGATAATTTTTTGATGCGAATTGTTGATATAATGTACGGTTTGCCATTAGAACCATTTGCAATAATCCTGGTTTTAATCTTTGAACCCAGCCTCTGGATTATAATTATGGCGATTGGGCTCTTGACCTGGAGAACCAATGCACGGATAATACGTTCTCAGGTTTTATCTCTGGTAGAAAGACCCTTTATTAAAGCAGCCAGGGTTGCTGGAGCCAGTGATGCAAGGATAATGCTTATTCATATAACCCCCAATATTTTACCACTGGCATTTTTACAGTTGGCAGTTGCAATGGGATATGCTATTACAGCAGAAGCAACACTAAGTTTTCTAGGTCTTGGGCCACCACAGATTTACAGTTGGGGAACAATACTTCATTCAGCTCGACTGTCTGGAGCCTGGCGTACAGCCTGGTGGTGGGTAATTCCACCTGGATTATTTATCTGTGTGACAGTGGTCTCAGTCTTTTTAATTTCTAGATCACTGGAAGTTTTAACAAATCCAAGATTGAGAGGAGGTAGAGATAATGCTCCTGAACCTGAAGAATCTGAAGACATATTACCGAATGGACAATAA